Genomic segment of Gilliamella apis:
TATTGGTTCGTTAAATTGAGTTAATATTTCGCAGCTAATAGAGCGGCTAATAGCTGTTGATGTGCTATAGCTTGTTTGCTTTGTTCAAGACTAGCACTAGTCATAATGGCATTTAATGACCTTAGTGATTCATCAAAATCATCATTGATAATCACATAATCATATTCATTGTAATGTGAAATTTCAGATTGAGCTTTATGCATTCTTTTGCTGATCACCTGCGCATCGTCTTGACCTCGTTTGATGAGTCGATTTTCAAGTTCTTTAAGTGATGGCGGTAAGATAAAAATACTTTTTGATTCAGGCATTTGCTGCCTAACTTGTTTCGCCCCTTGCCAGTCGATATCTAAAAAAACATTTATACCTTGCATTAAAGATTGCTCAATTTCGGCTCTAGATGTTCCATAATAGTGATCGAATACATGCGCATATTCCACGAAAGCATTCTGTTCAATTAATGATTCAAATTCTTGATTATCAACAAAATAGTAATGTTCACCAGGCTGTTCTCCAGGTCTTGGTTTTCTTGTCGTATGAGAAATAGAAACTTTTGCTGGATGGCGATTTTCTTGTGCTAAATAGGCACGAATAAGACTTGATTTACCAGCACCACTTGGTGCCGAGATAATGAATAAAGTACCCGTATACATAAATAATATTACCGTTTTTTAATAAGATAATGAGTGATTTTTATTGTCACAAAGAGCCGATAGGCGCTATTATAACAAAATTTGCTTATTGTATGTGGCTTATTGTTACATCTAGATTTTATTATTAGCAATCAATTATATAGCGAATAATGTAGTATAGAAATTGAATCAATATTATTACAATTACTAAATATATTAGATAGCAATTTATTTCATTAAGGAAAGGAAAATGTCTTTAACATTTAAAGATGGTGTACAAGCGTGTATTCCAACTTTATTGGGTTATATTGGAATAGGTATTGCCGCAGGTGTTGTGGGTAAAGCATCTAACTTATCGGTATTAGAAGTGACTCTCATGGCAATTATTATTTATGCTGGTGCATCACAATTTATCATCACCGGTTTAATGATGGTAGCAACACCAATAACAGCGATTATTTTTACGGTGTTTCTAGTTAATTCACGGCATTTTTTGATGAGTATGGCTACCGCACCGGCATTTCGTCGTTTCTCATTATTGAATAATATTGGTATTGGCAGTCTATTAACTGATGAAAGTTTTGCGGTAGCCATGAATGCTATTGCTAATAAACAACCCGTAAATCCAGCCTGGATGCATGGACTAAATATAACCGCTTATGCTGCGTGGATATTATCATGCTTAGTTGGGGCATTGATTGGTGAGTGGTTACCCAATCCAGCACAATTTGGATTAGATTATGCATTAGTGGCGATGTTTATTGGTTTACTTTATTTACAGTTAACAGGTGATAAATCTAAAACAGTTCTTAATCGTGTTATTGCAATGTTGACAGTCAGTGTGATATTGATTTTTTTATTACGTTTTATCTCATCAGAAATGGCGATATTATTTAGTACTTTTGCAGGTTGCTTTATGGGGATTATTGTGGAGCGTAAAGCATGAGTATTTATAGTATATTAATCATTTTGGGTAGTGGTTTGGTGACTTGGTTACCTCGGGTTATCCCTTTCTTATTAGTCAGAAAATTGCAATTGCCTGAAGTAGTCATTCGTTTTTTATCCTATGTACCTATTTGTATTTTAACGGCACTATTTGTTGAAAATCTTTTTATGGTTAAACAAGGCGAATTTCCTAGTTTTAATGTTGAATATTGCTTAGCTGCAGTGCCAACTATTGGTATTGCTGTTTTGACTCGTAACCTAATGTGGGTCGTTATTGTTGGAATGAGTAGTATGGCATTAATTCGCTATTTTATTATCTAAGTTGATTTTCTTATTCCAACAAAAACAGGGCTATTGCCCTGTTTTACTATTTAATTTTTTTTAGGTTCTTTCTTTTTGTTCTAATCTTATAATGCTTTTAGTCAACTTTTCCGCTTCGGCTGTTTGACCTAATTGATTTAAATAGTTGGCCATTGCTTTCTGATTAGCTAAGTTATTGACGATAACTTTTGGTTGTTGTTTCCACCATTTTATTAGAGCAAGTGGATCACTATTGGTTGATAATTGTTTGATACGGCCAATATAGGCTGCTTGTCTAAATTGATCAAGTTGAGAGTCTGGATAAGCTTTAGTTTTATACATGATCGGTAATAAATCAATAACCGATTGATAATCTTCCGTTTCATAATAGAGTTGATCTGCCAATCTCAATATTTCAACATTACGCGGTTTTTCGTTTAATAATTTTTCAATTGTGATTTTAGCTGCACTATATTCATGATTTTTGAGTTGTAGACGAATTTGTACCAGTTGAAAAGCAAATAACTCTTTTGGTTGGCAACATTTTGCCGCCTCGACTAAAGATTGATTGGCGGCGATTAATTGGTCTGCATCAATTTGTGCTTGAGCTGCAAGTAAATAAGATAAAGTTGAGCTTTTTGCACCTTTGGCACTTTTCATAAATAGTTTAGCGGCTTGTTGATAATCACCTTGTAAAAGGTAAAATTGCGCTTGTTCAACACGTTTAACCGATTTTTTCGGTGATTTTAATCTTAACCATTCACCTAGAGCAGTTTTTGAGTTGAAGATTTTTTTACATATTTCATAAACTAAATACAGGACAAGTAATCCTAACAATTGTAATATGACAAATGAGTTAAAAGACATACTTATTCTATATTTAGCAACTTCAAATACCGCTGACCCTTGATGGCCTTCAAAAATAGGGCCAAGGAAAAATCCACCGACTAATACTAAGAAAATAATGAGTATTTTTAACATTATTATTCTCCTATTTACCTAATGCTGATTTGACTCGGGTTTGCATTAATTTTTCAAGCTCAATAATGCTGTCGAGTTTATCGGGGATATTTTGATTACTAATCGATTGTTTTTGTAAACTATCAAGATCATTTAAGAACAATTTAACTGCTGATGCATTACCATCGAAATAAGCATTAATCCAAGTCGAAGCATCATGTAAAGCACGTTGATATATGAGTTCTTGATGTCTTGGTACTGCCTGTGCCGCAATTAATAACCGGAAACGAATATTTTCACGAAGATACAGAGTCTGTTCTAAACTTAAAGGTGTTTTTAAAATTTGACATCTAACAATTTGCTTTTCATCATTACCAGCCTTATCTAAACAAGTGGCAAAATGGTTATCTTTTGCGTCAAGTTTTTCAATTTTGATAAATTTGTCCATAAATTTTTCGGCATTGACAAGTAAATTATCTGACCAATCATCTATTGATGAGCTAACATTATCATTTTCAGCTAAGTTCGATGACGGTTTATTACTTGTTGAAACCTCATCTGCGGTTTTAATTTCATTTTGCTTAATTGCCTGCGCAGTTTCTTTATAATTACCGACTAAAGGTAGGTCTGTTAATGATTCAGATAAACCTAATAGCTTAATAATAATTCCATCCGCATCAATAAAACTTATTTGTGATAAGGCATTAATATCTTTGCTAATGGCTTGTCTTGCGGCTAATAGACTTGGATCATTGGTTTTGGCCAAACTTTCGTCAGCACTTTTTAATAATAGACGGGCACTGGTATAATCTTGATCATTCCAAATTTTTCTACCAGCAAGATGGACTAAGTAGTTAGCCTGTGAGATTAACCAAACATTATTATCAAGTGTGGATAGGGCAGATAAACGTTCATTAATAGTATTTAAGTTTTGTTCGTTTAACTTAGTTGCATCGTTAATTTGTATGCTTAATTGTTGTTGAATCTTTTGGTTTTCATTTAATTGGCGATCAACACGCTGTGATAAAGATGTAAACTGTTGGTTTTGTTGATTGACGGCATCATTAATATTACTTTGCAAATCATTAATTATGCTAGCTTTAGTATTTTGCTTTAAGTTTGCAACTTCTGTTTGTAAGGTGGCAATCTTTCGCTTTTGATTTTCAATTTGTTTATATCCTTGGAAATAAACAAATCCACTTAGACAAACTGTTAATGCTATTGCAAGTATAGACAGTTTTGATACAGGTATGTGGGATTTACTGCTATTAACCGATGAATTGGTTGGTTGTTCGATTTTTGGACTAGAAGTTTTTTTGATTGGTTCTTTTTTATCTACGTTCATCGTCTTTTTCGCTTCTTTGTTTGCATTAGGTATAGGCGGTTGACTAAATGAAGTGGTGCTGATGTTTGAAAGTGTTGCATTGGCACCATAGTATTTTGCTGGCATAAATTAACCTCATTTAGATTTTTTAAATATTTTTGGCATTATGACATAGAGTTATCATTGTTTTAAATAAAAATTGATTATTTGCGCTAACAATTTTTAAAACTTTTTGCCAATTTAACTGTTTAGCTTTTATAAAAATTCTCTCACTGGTAACGATTAGTTGCGCTTCATTCTTATGTTTATTTTGGCAGTAAATATCTAGTTGTAATAAGTGATCAACACTTGTAATTAATATGATTTGTTGGGCAATATTTTCGGCTAATATGTTTGGTTTATAAGTAATAGTTTGACGAGTATAGCATGCAATTGTTTTCACATTAACTGTTTGCAATTTTAACTGCTGAGATAATTGTTGACCACCATTATCCCCACAAAGAATTAATGCATTATGACCACTTATTGCTTGTTGATTTAATAATGATAATAATCCGGCACTATTTTCTTCGTTAGGGTAATCAACATGAACGTTATTTTGCTGACTAAATAATTCGGCAGATTTTTTGCCAATAGCAAAATAACGAAGGTGATTAGGTAACCTGAGATCGGGCAGATGTTGTTCAATCATATAAGTAACTTGTGGTGAAACAATAATAACCATATCACCTAGATTGAGATTATCCAATTGTTGCTGTAAATCCCTCAGATCTTGACCAGCTAAGATATTAAAAAAAGGCAGATGTATTGCTGATACATTGGCTTGATTTAATAATCGGGTTAAATTATCCCCTTCGGGGGAAGGGCGAGTAATATAAATCATTAGTTAATTAGTTCCGCTAATATTTTATCAGCGCCTTTAGCTAATAATTTTGCAGCCAATTTTTCACCTAAGCTCTCGGCTTCTTTGGCAGCTCCTGTTATACTAACTTTAATAATTGTTGAACCATCTAGACTGCCAACTAAACCATTTAAGGTTAATAAATTGTTATTTAAAAGACTTTGACAGGCAATAGGCACTTGACAGCCACCTTGCAATGCCTGATTCATTGCTCTTTCGGCTTGAATACAAATTCGGCTATGTTTATCATCAAGTGGCGCAAGTAATTGCAAGATTGTTTCATCATTGATTCGAGTTTCGATACCAACTGCACCTTGGCCTACCGCGGGTAAAATTAAGTCAGTATCAATGTATTGCTTGATTCGTTCCTGTAATCCTAGTCGTTTTAAACCAACCGCAGCTAGAATTATGCCATCATATTCTTGATTATCCAATTTTGATAAGCGCGAACCAACATTACCACGTAAATCCTTGATTATGAGATGTGGATATTTAGCCCGTAATTGACATTGACGTCTTAAACTTGAGGTGCCAATGATAGCGCCATTAGGTAAATCATCTAAACATTGATATTGATTTGATATAAATGCATCACGAACATCATCTCGTTGACAGATTGTAGCAAGTGTTAATCCTGTAGGAAATTGAGCTGGAATGTCTTTAATAGAATGAACGGCAATATCAGCTTTATTATCTATTATGGCTTGTTCTAATTGTTTGACAAATAACCCTTTACCACCGATTTTCGATAGCGGACTATCCAATAGTACATCACCTTTAGTTACCATTGGGATTAGTTCAACGGTTAAATCTCGGTGGATAGTCATTAATTGTTGTTTAACAAAGTTAGCTTGCCAAAGGGCTAAGGGACTTTTTCTTGTTGCGATGCGGATTTTCAATGATGCTCCCTATCTACCGAATTTTAAATATTTTTGTTGTTATATGTCATTCAACATAAATTGGTTAGCCTAAAACTCATTATGTTTGAGCTTTAGGCTGCGACACTCATAATGTCAGTTATAATTCATCAACAAAATTAATGGCAAAACCAATGTAATTTGCTGGGGTTAACTGTTTTAAACGAGCTTTTTCATGTTCAGGTAACGCTAACGAATCGATAAATTGTTGCATTCCTTGTGCATCAACACGTTTACCTCGCGTTAATTCTTTTAATTTTTCGTATGGTTTTTCGATACCATAACGACGCATCACGGTTTGAATAGGTTCAGCTAATACTTCCCAATTTCGATTAAGTTCATCAAGTAGATGCTCTTGATTTACTTCAAGTTTATTTAGACCTTTAAGTGTTGACTGATAAGCAATAATCGCATAACCAATACCTACTCCGAGATTACGTAATACCGTTGAGTCGGTTAAATCTCGTTGCCAACGAGAAATAGGTAATTTACTACCAAGATGACTCATAATTGCATTAGCAAGGCCCAAATTGCCTTCTGAATTCTCAAAATCAATTGGGTTAACTTTATGTGGCATAGTTGAAGAACCAATTTCACCTGCAACGGTTTTCTGTTTAAAATGATTTAGAGCGATGTACCCCCAAACATCACGATCAAAATCGATCATAATTGTATTAAAACGGGCAATACAATCAAAATATTCAGCAATATAATCATGTGGTTCAATTTGGGTAGTATATGGATTCCACTGTAATCCTAATGAAGTTACAAATTCCTCACTAAATTTATGCCAATTGATTTGTGGATAAGCAACCATATGCGCATTATAATTACCTGTAGCGCCATTGATTTTACCTAGGATTTCAATTGACTCTAATTGTTTTAACTGTCTTTTTAATCGATAAGCAACATTGGCAAATTCTTTACCGATAGTGGAAGGTGTAGCTGGTTGTCCGTGTGTTCTTGATAATAATGGTAAGTCACGATAAGTCTTAGCTTGCGTAGTGATGATAGTAATTAATTTGTTCCAGTAAGGGATAAGAACTGTGTCTCTGGCTGTTTTTAACATTAAAGCATAAGATAGATTGTTGATATCTTCTGATGTACAGGCAAAGTGGATAAATTCATTAATAGCTTGCAGTTCTTCGTTAGTGTTAACTTTTTCTTTTAAGAAATACTCAACAGCTTTAACATCATGATTTGTTGTCTTTTCGATTGTTTTGATGCGTATTGCATCTTGTTCATTAAAGTTCTCAACAATTTCATTAAGGTGCTTAGTAGCTTGCTCACTTAGCGTTGGTACTTCAAGAATATCTGCTTGTTTAGCGAGTTTTTGTAGCCATCGAACTTCAACTTGCACACGATATTTTAACAAACCATATTCACTAAAAATGGTGCGTAATTCTGTTGTTTTGTCACCATAACGACCATCAATTGGTGATAGGGCGGTAAGAGCAGATAATTCCATCGGTTTTACTCCGTTGCTATTTTTTTAAATTTAATAACTTTGTTGATTAATATCTTTTAATAATTCTTGTGCTGCATTACATATTCGTTTACGACCCAGCAAAACTTGCCAGCGACTACCACCAACTTGGTACCATAAAATGGCGGAACGAACACAACCTAGTAGTGAAGCTCTAACTTTGGCTTGCACTAATGAATTTTGTAAATACTCAGCTTTACCTACTACTTTGATTTTGGTTGATAGAGGACTGATAATATCCGAATAGATTCCCGCTAATGAATAAGAGAGATCATCAACATGATTACCAATTGTCTCCTGATTCATATCTGAATAAAGTCCAGATATCCGTTGTAAACGTTGATCTATTTTACCTAGTGCATCATTATTTTTTAAAAGTTTGCTAGTGACACTTAATGCACCAAACAAATAACGGATGATTTCAACTTGTTGCTTTTGATTGGATGATAGTAGTGAGATAAGTGTTTCAAGACCAGTTTTAATATTGATAATACCATCATAAACATCATCAGTGGTTTTTGGTGATGTATTAAATATGCTTTTAATTGCTATTTGATAAAGCGTATTGTTACAAACCCCTGTATTAGCAAGTTGGGGAATAAGTGACGCACTTTGTGTTACGCCGGCAAGGGCTATTGCAATATGATGGTATTTACTATTCACTTTAATGATCCTTACTGCTTACAATTCGTTCCTCAATAATACCGCCACCAAGGCAGACTTCATCTTGATAGAATACCGCTGATTGCCCTGGTGTTACTGCTGCAACAGGTTGTTCAAACATTACTTGAATTTTATCTTGTTCTAATGGTGTGACATTACAAACAATATCTTGTTGACGATAACGGGTTTTTACTGTGCATTGAAAAGGTTTAGTTACAACTTTACGATCAACCCAGTGTAGTTGTTGAGCAATTAATCCATCCGAAAACAAAGCAGGATGATCATGACCTTGGGCTACAATTAATTCATTATTTTTTATGTCTTTGTCAACAACATACCATGGTGTATCATCGGCTTGTTTTAGACCACCTATACCAAGTCCTTTACGTTGTCCTAATGTGTGATACATTAGACCTTGATGTTGACCAATAACTTCACCGTCTACAGTACGAATCACTCCTGATTGTGCGGGTAAATAACGAGCTAAAAAGTCACTGAATTTTCTTTCACCAATAAAACAGATCCCTGTTGAGTCTTTTTTTGCTGCTGTTGCTAGGCCCAGTTTTTCGGCTATTTTTCGTACTTGTGGTTTTTCCAGTTCACCAACAGGAAATAAGCTTTGTCTAATTTGATTTTCACTCAGCGTATATAAAAAATAACTTTGGTCTTTATTGTTATCTATACCGCGCAGTAATTCGACTTTATTTCCATTTTCTCGCTTGCGAACATAATGACCGGTAGCGATATAATCAGCGCCAAGATCTTCGGCTGCATATTCAAGAAAAGCTTTAAATTTGATCTCTTTATTGCACAGGATATCAGGATTAGGCGTTCTACCCGCTTTATATTCGGATAAAAAATGTTCAAATACGTTATCCCAGTATTCGGCAGCAAAATTGATTGTGTGTAATTTGATGTTTAATTTATCACAAACTGCTTGCGCATCGGCTAAATCGATCGCCGCTGAACAATATTCTTCAGTGTCATCTTCTTCCCAATTTTTCATAAATAAACCAACAACATCGTAACCTTGTTGTTGTAATAAATAAGCAGAAACGGAAGAGTCTACGCCGCCAGACATGCCGACAACGACTTTTTTTCGAGTGTTTATATTTGGCATAATAACTAAATCAATGGGCAAAAATTTTGTGATAATTTTAGCATAATTATGATGAAATGTATAAGGCTATGCAAAAGAGGGATATGGATTAGATTAACAAATTTTGATTAATAGTTGTCTGCTGATATCTATTCGCAGAAAAAAATAATTATGGTTCAAAACTCCATTGATAATATCAATGGAGTTAAAATTAGAAATAGTTTTATTATGGTGATATTAATTAAGATCTTTTAATAAATAGACTACATGACCGATTATTTTAAAATCGTCCTGTTCTTTTCTGTCAACCACCATAGCTGGATATTTAGGGTTATCTGAAATTAAAACTAAGTTAGCACCTTGATTTTGAATACGCTTGATACTTATATGCTCATCGTACTGTACCGCATAAAGAAAACCATCAATAGGTTTAGCATAAGCTTTATTGATAATAAGGATATCATGATTTGATATAGTTGGTTCCATACTATCACCCTTAGCCCAAACAGCGACTAGATTATCAACTTCACAACCATGATGTTTGATTAAGGTGATATCAAATGGAATTGTTTCCAAAACTGAAAATGCACTATTTGTTTCATTGAGATGATGAAATGGAATATCAATAGAACCTTTACCTTGGCTTTCTGGAAGTAAACGACATTCTCCCTTTCCTGTCACAAGCCACTCGATTGGTACATCGCATTTCTGAGCTATTGTTGCCAATCTATTTAGCGATGGATAGGTTTTACCACATAAATAATCTCGTATTACTGCTTCAGACATTCCTACTTTTTTTGCAAAAGCGTTTCCTGAGAGACCTTCTAAAACAATAGTTAATCGATTTTTAAAGTTTATTACTCCCGTACTGGTTAGTGCTCGTGTTTTTTCTTGATCTGACTGTTTTTTTACTTTATTTTCCATTGTTTTTTATTCCATTTCTAGATATTTTTTTGTTTTTATTATTTTAATTCGTTTTTTTATATGTTATTCTTTGTTGGTAACTTGTTATCGCTTTAGTCGCGTAATACCGATAATCTTTACAATAGCAAAAAATTTAACCAATAGAGGATCTCATAATGAGAGAACAAGATCAAGACTGGACACCATCAAGAGTAGTAGGTGAGATTAAAATTCGAGGTGGAAATTTAAGAGCTCTTTCACGTTCAAGTGGTTTACAGGCTGATACTTTACGTAATGCATTATATCGACATTGTCCTAAATATGAACGTATTATCTCTGAATATTTACAAGTACCTGTTGAGCAAATTTGGCCATCTAGATACGAAAAGAAGGTTAAAAAATAAGTTACAATTGTATTACTGAGTAGAAAAAGACGCCTAAGATAGGCGTCTTACGTTTTATTTCTTAGCTTGTTCTGCTGCTTTAACGATTGCTGCAAATGCATCAACTTTTAATGAAGCACCACCAACCAAAGCACCATCAATATCCGGTTGTGTAAATAGTTCAGCTGCATTTTTATCATTAACTGAACCACCATATTGAATGATTACTTGTTCAGCTACAGCTGCATCTTGTTTAGCAATATGATCACGGATAAATTTGTGAACAGCTTGTGCTTGAGCAGGAGTTGCAGATTTTCCTGTACCGATTGCCCAAACTGGTTCATAAGCAATTACCGCACCGTTAAATGCTTGTACACCTAATGCATTAATGACAGCATCGATTTGACGAGCACATACTGCTTGAGTTTGGCCAGCTTCGTTCTCAGCTTCAGTTTCACCAATACAAAGTACTGGTACTAAACCTGCTTCTTTTAATACACCAAATTTTTGCGCAATAAATTCATCAGATTCTTTGTGATAAGTACGACGTTCAGAATGTCCAATAATAACGTGAGTTACGCCGATTTCTTTTAACATAGTTGCTGATACTTCACCAGTATAAGCACCAGAAAGATGAATACCGACATCTTGAGCGCCTAAAAGAATGTTTGAGCCACCTAATTGGTGTGCTACAAAATCTAAATAAACGCTAGGCGGTGCAATTGCAATGCCACAGTTGGCATCTGTTGATAGCTCATTTCTTAATCCTGTGACTAAGTCTTTTGCCATACCGATACTACCATTGAGTTTCCAGTTACCCATAACGAGAGGTTTTCGCATATTTTTCTCCAACTTAAAATTTAAAAAGGTGTTGATTTCAGAATGAATTGGTTATAATACTACTTATTATACACCAAATAAATTGAGCTTGAGGAAAAATATGTCATTAGAAATATTGAATCAATTAGAAACTAGAATTCAAAACACTGTTAACACCATTAATACATTGCAACAAGAGATCGCTAGATTAAAACAAGGCAATCAAGAACTTGAACAATTAATTAATGATAGTTCTGATGAAATGAAAGCATTACGTGATGAAAATGAAAAATTAAAACAAGACCAACAAATTTGGCAGCAACGGATTCAAACTCTTTTAAATAAAATTGGTGAAATTACCCAGTAAGCGATTTAATCGATTTTAAACGCGACTTATGTCGCGTTTCTTTTATGACGAACCAATATGTGAAAATTAAATTAAAATGCGTGAAAAGCTAAAATCTTTATGGCTTACTGAAACTATTCATTTAATTGAGTCACAATCTGGACGCTTTGCTGATCAAGATATTAATCGGCAAGTTAAAGCTATGCCAACATCTTTGGTTAATCGTATTGTTATGCGAGCTACCTTATTATCTAAACAAAATGGTTTATATTTGGCACAAAAAGTCATGTTGCGCTCAATTAAGCTCTCATTTTTGCTATTATTGTTTTTTTCGCTTTTTATCGGTAGCTCGTTGACATTTGGCGCATTAAGTCAAAATCCAATCAATTTATATTGGGCGTTATTCAGTTTATTGGGTGTTCATTTTATTACGCTAATTATCTGGCTTTGCTCATTGTTATTTTTTTCTCGGTTTGGTGGTAGCCTATTAATTCACTGTTGGTTATGGATAGCAGAAAAACTTTACCAAAAAAAGACCGTAAAACAACTTGTTCCCGCTTTTGTTTCATTATTTGGTTATCGAATTCATTGGTTATTAGGTTTTGTTCTTAATCTGTTTTGGACAGTTATTTTGACTAGCGCTTTAATCGTTTTGCTAGTACTTTTTTCTACACAACATTATAGTTTTGAATGGAAAACAACTTTATTAAGTGCGGATTCAATTACCCAATTGACTCATTATTTAGGTTATTTACCTTCTTGGTTTGGATTTTCTATTCCAAAAGATGAAGTGATTAAACTTAGTGAACATGCATTAAGTGCTGGTGATATTCGTTCTTCATGGGCGATATGGTTACTTGGCGTTTTTATTTTTTATGGCTTAATTGTTCGTTTATTTCTAATGATTTTTTGTGGTGTCATCTGGATGCTAAGCAGTCGTAAGCTTAAATTAAATTTAGATGATCCAGATTATCAAATACTAGCACGACAATTGCAGCCATTAGTCACTAATGTAGAAGATGAAGATAAATTAGGTGAAATTAGATGGCAATTGCCGATTTCGCAAATTGAAGAAGGACATGGTATCTATTTGGTTGCAGTGGACATCGTTGACAGTTGGAAACCGGCAACTATTGTTCCGTTCTATGGATTTCTCAATACCCGTGAACAACGGATTGCTATATTAGATTATTTGCAACTAAAACCGGCGAAAAAATTATTAATTGCCATCGATACTGATCGAGCACCTGATCGAGGATTATTGAACTTTATTCAACAGTTAATTAATAAATCACAGCAATCTCGGATATGGTTTATTAATCAAGGAAAGCAATTTCATAATTGGCAATCGTTAT
This window contains:
- a CDS encoding uroporphyrinogen-III synthase — translated: MIYITRPSPEGDNLTRLLNQANVSAIHLPFFNILAGQDLRDLQQQLDNLNLGDMVIIVSPQVTYMIEQHLPDLRLPNHLRYFAIGKKSAELFSQQNNVHVDYPNEENSAGLLSLLNQQAISGHNALILCGDNGGQQLSQQLKLQTVNVKTIACYTRQTITYKPNILAENIAQQIILITSVDHLLQLDIYCQNKHKNEAQLIVTSERIFIKAKQLNWQKVLKIVSANNQFLFKTMITLCHNAKNI
- the purB gene encoding adenylosuccinate lyase; translation: MELSALTALSPIDGRYGDKTTELRTIFSEYGLLKYRVQVEVRWLQKLAKQADILEVPTLSEQATKHLNEIVENFNEQDAIRIKTIEKTTNHDVKAVEYFLKEKVNTNEELQAINEFIHFACTSEDINNLSYALMLKTARDTVLIPYWNKLITIITTQAKTYRDLPLLSRTHGQPATPSTIGKEFANVAYRLKRQLKQLESIEILGKINGATGNYNAHMVAYPQINWHKFSEEFVTSLGLQWNPYTTQIEPHDYIAEYFDCIARFNTIMIDFDRDVWGYIALNHFKQKTVAGEIGSSTMPHKVNPIDFENSEGNLGLANAIMSHLGSKLPISRWQRDLTDSTVLRNLGVGIGYAIIAYQSTLKGLNKLEVNQEHLLDELNRNWEVLAEPIQTVMRRYGIEKPYEKLKELTRGKRVDAQGMQQFIDSLALPEHEKARLKQLTPANYIGFAINFVDEL
- the hemC gene encoding hydroxymethylbilane synthase, coding for MKIRIATRKSPLALWQANFVKQQLMTIHRDLTVELIPMVTKGDVLLDSPLSKIGGKGLFVKQLEQAIIDNKADIAVHSIKDIPAQFPTGLTLATICQRDDVRDAFISNQYQCLDDLPNGAIIGTSSLRRQCQLRAKYPHLIIKDLRGNVGSRLSKLDNQEYDGIILAAVGLKRLGLQERIKQYIDTDLILPAVGQGAVGIETRINDETILQLLAPLDDKHSRICIQAERAMNQALQGGCQVPIACQSLLNNNLLTLNGLVGSLDGSTIIKVSITGAAKEAESLGEKLAAKLLAKGADKILAELIN
- a CDS encoding heme biosynthesis HemY N-terminal domain-containing protein yields the protein MLKILIIFLVLVGGFFLGPIFEGHQGSAVFEVAKYRISMSFNSFVILQLLGLLVLYLVYEICKKIFNSKTALGEWLRLKSPKKSVKRVEQAQFYLLQGDYQQAAKLFMKSAKGAKSSTLSYLLAAQAQIDADQLIAANQSLVEAAKCCQPKELFAFQLVQIRLQLKNHEYSAAKITIEKLLNEKPRNVEILRLADQLYYETEDYQSVIDLLPIMYKTKAYPDSQLDQFRQAAYIGRIKQLSTNSDPLALIKWWKQQPKVIVNNLANQKAMANYLNQLGQTAEAEKLTKSIIRLEQKERT
- a CDS encoding uroporphyrinogen-III C-methyltransferase, whose amino-acid sequence is MPAKYYGANATLSNISTTSFSQPPIPNANKEAKKTMNVDKKEPIKKTSSPKIEQPTNSSVNSSKSHIPVSKLSILAIALTVCLSGFVYFQGYKQIENQKRKIATLQTEVANLKQNTKASIINDLQSNINDAVNQQNQQFTSLSQRVDRQLNENQKIQQQLSIQINDATKLNEQNLNTINERLSALSTLDNNVWLISQANYLVHLAGRKIWNDQDYTSARLLLKSADESLAKTNDPSLLAARQAISKDINALSQISFIDADGIIIKLLGLSESLTDLPLVGNYKETAQAIKQNEIKTADEVSTSNKPSSNLAENDNVSSSIDDWSDNLLVNAEKFMDKFIKIEKLDAKDNHFATCLDKAGNDEKQIVRCQILKTPLSLEQTLYLRENIRFRLLIAAQAVPRHQELIYQRALHDASTWINAYFDGNASAVKLFLNDLDSLQKQSISNQNIPDKLDSIIELEKLMQTRVKSALGK
- a CDS encoding AzlC family ABC transporter permease; its protein translation is MSLTFKDGVQACIPTLLGYIGIGIAAGVVGKASNLSVLEVTLMAIIIYAGASQFIITGLMMVATPITAIIFTVFLVNSRHFLMSMATAPAFRRFSLLNNIGIGSLLTDESFAVAMNAIANKQPVNPAWMHGLNITAYAAWILSCLVGALIGEWLPNPAQFGLDYALVAMFIGLLYLQLTGDKSKTVLNRVIAMLTVSVILIFLLRFISSEMAILFSTFAGCFMGIIVERKA
- the gmk gene encoding guanylate kinase encodes the protein MYTGTLFIISAPSGAGKSSLIRAYLAQENRHPAKVSISHTTRKPRPGEQPGEHYYFVDNQEFESLIEQNAFVEYAHVFDHYYGTSRAEIEQSLMQGINVFLDIDWQGAKQVRQQMPESKSIFILPPSLKELENRLIKRGQDDAQVISKRMHKAQSEISHYNEYDYVIINDDFDESLRSLNAIMTSASLEQSKQAIAHQQLLAALLAAKY
- a CDS encoding AzlD domain-containing protein, producing the protein MSIYSILIILGSGLVTWLPRVIPFLLVRKLQLPEVVIRFLSYVPICILTALFVENLFMVKQGEFPSFNVEYCLAAVPTIGIAVLTRNLMWVVIVGMSSMALIRYFII